The following proteins are co-located in the Salinirubrum litoreum genome:
- a CDS encoding RNA-guided endonuclease InsQ/TnpB family protein, whose protein sequence is TNEGPKLDHKPQNAIEWYVKIPHHDDYHLWLPAQPNPEQREWLEALHAGDAKMGECRLFHRDGEWYFHIVATRDVEERETSSTETPIGVDIGEASLLTVCHRDERGSPTAPNLWNTEGKAIRQLRETYFTAARRLQQRGSERIAESYGDELWRHIDHILHTVTSEVVAYADQFENPILVLEDLTHIRENMDYGAFMNRRLHGWGFAKMHAQIRYKATEKGIRVETVNPAYTSKTCHCCGAQGYRPTQATFTCSNSRCWVSEYHADVNAALNIADRYLSGESHSREHTSGDDSAEDGGHLTAPQDSQADADTQQETLGTYAS, encoded by the coding sequence ACGAACGAAGGCCCGAAGCTCGACCACAAGCCACAGAACGCCATCGAGTGGTACGTCAAAATCCCGCACCACGACGACTACCACCTCTGGTTGCCCGCACAACCGAATCCCGAACAGCGGGAGTGGTTGGAAGCGTTGCACGCAGGAGACGCGAAGATGGGCGAATGTCGGTTGTTTCACCGTGACGGTGAGTGGTACTTCCACATCGTCGCCACACGAGACGTGGAGGAACGAGAAACCAGTTCGACGGAGACGCCGATTGGGGTAGACATCGGGGAAGCCTCTTTGTTAACGGTGTGTCACCGTGACGAGCGCGGCTCCCCGACTGCACCCAACCTCTGGAACACAGAAGGCAAGGCGATTCGACAACTCCGTGAAACGTACTTCACGGCGGCTCGACGCCTTCAGCAACGCGGAAGCGAACGAATCGCTGAGTCCTACGGCGATGAGTTGTGGCGACACATCGACCACATCCTCCACACGGTCACGTCGGAGGTCGTCGCCTACGCCGACCAATTCGAGAACCCCATTCTGGTTCTGGAAGACTTGACGCACATCCGTGAGAACATGGACTACGGCGCGTTCATGAACCGCCGCCTTCACGGATGGGGCTTTGCGAAGATGCACGCACAGATTCGCTACAAGGCGACTGAGAAGGGGATTCGTGTGGAGACGGTGAATCCTGCGTACACCTCGAAGACGTGTCACTGTTGCGGAGCACAGGGCTACCGTCCGACGCAGGCGACGTTCACGTGTTCTAACTCGAGGTGTTGGGTTTCGGAGTACCACGCAGACGTGAACGCCGCGCTCAACATCGCAGACCGCTACCTCAGCGGAGAGAGCCATTCAAGAGAACACACGAGTGGCGATGACTCGGCTGAGGACGGGGGGCATTTGACCGCCCCACAAGACAGCCAAGCCGATGCTGACACCCAGCAAGAGACGCTTGGAACGTATGCG